One Phaseolus vulgaris cultivar G19833 chromosome 4, P. vulgaris v2.0, whole genome shotgun sequence DNA window includes the following coding sequences:
- the LOC137837975 gene encoding uncharacterized protein yields MDPPPLSAATIITTTTHKNHPDSIDSSSPRSRNAETWNDENLPVVPGVKLRLMCSYGGHIMPRPHDKTLCYVGGDTRIVVVDRHSSLKDLCARLSRTILHGRPFTLKYQLPNEDLDNLITVTTDEDLDNMVEEYDRITAKGTASSRLRVFLFFTKPEATVSMGSLLDDVKSETWFVDALNHSGMLNRVVSDTAAGDSFVNLDGVGGGVSASGSNNNLEALPDTNNNKAKNLPDVVQSTPGSPMMENSSSSSPSFSPSLANLPPIRVRVDDNSSRLQQENKVGGLVEEQFAQMTIASGVKQDDGLGSVASSAVAVPAIPSPMTMPSLGVVATSDNAMNRVVSEDERSDPGFRKPPLPLQLVQPRTSGGMGLPSPDSVASDSSIASANSFSKTVYYQDQVQAALLDNKVLSDQVIQVHGGQVQDSGYILPQQLDQNRQLQQQKPLVHASSHYIHHPAATGPIPVSSYYPVYAPPPQQQLHPPIAQQQYPFYVMPVGHTQVTQPYNMALQTNMGDPNVLASGRTLIPQSAVTSAAYKDGTPPIYPTKSVTPIPEVTPSVYKAPPLTSNPAYAPIPPNQFQPQYVGLPQFHHPPQSTAVAPSSTTTNYGYEYGGQGHVQDQVYYTQQQTTTSPPFLPQYQSMTHAAAAAAVSDASKQFPADNIQQQNRASQPV; encoded by the exons ATGGATCCTCCACCTCTTTCTGCCGCAACTATCATCACTACCACCACTCATAAAAATCATCCTGATTCCATAGATTCTTCATCTCCACGTTCCCGAAATGCAGAAACATGGAATGATGAGAATTTACCGGTCGTTCCTGGCGTCAAGCTGCGCCTCATGTGCAGCTATGGTGGCCACATCATGCCTCGCCCTCATGACAAGACTCTCTGCTATGTCGGCGGTGACACAAGGATTGTGGTGGTGGACCGCCACTCTTCGTTGAAAGATCTGTGTGCGCGGCTTTCTCGAACCATTCTCCACGGAAGACCCTTCACGCTCAAGTACCAGCTTCCCAATGAAGACCTTGATAACCTCATCACTGTGACCACTGATGAAGATCTTGACAACATGGTGGAAGAGTATGACCGAATCACGGCGAAAGGTACGGCTTCTTCACGGCTCAGGGTGTTCCTGTTCTTCACCAAACCTGAGGCCACAGTTTCAATGGGGTCACTGCTTGATGATGTGAAGTCAGAGACATGGTTTGTTGATGCACTTAACCACTCTGGAATGTTAAACAGGGTAGTTTCAGATACTGCTGCAGGGGACTCTTTTGTGAACCTTGATGGTGTTGGTGGTGGTGTTAGTGCTAGTGGTTCAAACAACAACTTGGAGGCTTTGCCTGATACTAACAATAACAAAGCTAAGAACTTGCCCGATGTGGTGCAATCAACTCCTGGTTCACCAATGATGGAGAAcagttcttcttcttctccttctttctctCCTTCTCTGGCAAATCTTCCTCCCATTCGGGTACGTGTTGATGACAATAGTAGTAGGCTTCAACAAGAGAACAAGGTTGGAGGGCTGGTGGAGGAGCAGTTTGCTCAGATGACCATTGCAAGTGGGGTGAAGCAAGATGATGGGTTGGGGAGTGTGGCTTCTTCTGCTGTGGCTGTGCCTGCAATTCCCTCACCTATGACTATGCCATCTCTTGGGGTGGTTGCTACCAGTGATAATGCGATGAATAGAGTTGTTTCGGAGGATGAGAGATCAGATCCCGGGTTTCGGAAGCCCCCTTTACCATTGCAGCTTGTGCAGCCAAGGACTAGTGGTGGTATGGGTTTACCTTCTCCTGATTCAGTTGCAAG TGATAGTAGTATTGCATCTGCAAATTCTTTCTCCAAGACTGTTTACTATCAAGATCAAGTCCAAGCTGCACTACTAGACAACAAAGTACTATCTGATCAGGTGATTCAGGTCCATGGTGGACAAGTTCAGGATTCTGGCTACATATTACCCCAACAATTAGATCAAAATAGGCAACTCCAGCAGCAAAAGCCCTTGGTCCATGCCAGCTCTCACTACATCCACCACCCTGCAGCCACAGGGCCAATACCAGTTTCATCATACTACCCAGTTTATGCCCCACCACCACAACAACAACTTCACCCTCCAATTGCTCAGCAACAGTACCCATTTTATGTGATGCCTGTAGGACACACACAAGTAACACAGCCATACAACATGGCCTTGCAGACCAATATGGGTGACCCTAATGTGTTAGCCTCAGGCAGGACCCTAATACCACAAAGTGCTGTTACCTCAGCAGCATACAAGGATGGTACTCCACCTATCTACCCCACAAAATCAGTTACTCCTATACCTGAGGTGACTCCAAGTGTTTACAAGGCTCCTCCTTTAACCTCAAATCCTGCATATGCTCCAATACCTCCCAACCAATTTCAGCCACAGTATGTGGGGTTGCCTCAGTTCCATCATCCACCACAGTCCACTGCTGTGGCTCCCTCTAGTACTACTACTAATTATGGTTATGAATATGGTGGCCAAGGCCATGTGCAAGACCAAGTATACTACACCCAACAACAAACCACTACTTCTCCTCCATTTCTTCCTCAGTACCAATCCATGACCCATGCTGCAGCTGCTGCAGCAGTATCAGATGCTTCAAAACAGTTTCCTGCAGACAACATTCAGCAGCAAAATAGAGCATCACAGCCAGTATGA